The DNA window agcattgttattaatcgataacgcacccgtgcaattattggttggtggagtaaaacggtggtgggcagcctgtcattcttccaaactgtctgtagatccagatgggcaagtgaatctcgaccacatggaagaaaataagaggggcgtcgcagcgatactcgtctgactcgtccctagtgataggactgagatagtcctggagctccgaAAAATCCCAAGCACACCAATGCATCtgaaatttcgtaattgagttaggttgtgatatagtgtacattgaagaagacacatgtatgatagtaaagagagcgtaacctggtgatgtgtcaggacgtcgagaccgtccgtgtactccctgtacttgcgccacgcatttcctctaactaactctgcttctgtccagatatacagagctgtagggagtgtatcatgctcgttccatcgctgcattgaacacgataataaattagccattaataatctcATCGTAtttaactgcctcgaagaatatagtgaactgaagtacttaccggtaaaccattattaaggggcctcccaacgggctaTCGTTcctaacaccaaacctggagtaggtaggagcaacccccaaggttcgcatgtcatgaggtgcgacggcagacaacgtatagctatcgatacgtccatgctaggactgcgcTGCTCCAACTGTACgctgctatgttctcccacgactggcgtaagtatgtcaaggaagatccagctgatgatgttgcccgaggcatctgggaagaggaaagcactaagaaagtgccagagccacactcgagcgaacccgccgatcagagcctcctcagcctgtgggtccaagtaatcaaagcgctctatgATCCACGATgacgaaacaccagaactttttCTGAAATTGACCAAAAAAATGAGACcccatggctgcaggaaagcaacgcaagtattaaatatgcttgaattactcacttatttttcttggaagcctcgtcgtccggtggaagaaagccagtagactaagccaccagctccctttagtgatcgttgtcaactatccctgtcactgaaagtccccccaaccgaaggcttaaaatagccttcacgttctgcaacgtcaaggtcatctcgccacaaagtaggtggaatgtgtgggtctcaggcctccacctgttataagaatagaacgactgttagttgtctcaaatttgttacaagaaagtttacgtacaaagaatacactcgcacctgtctacagctgtagTAAGTAGTGCTAGGTGAAGgagcggaagaccgtggttgacaacacggataaGCTTGAGGAAgctggcacgccgtatgtacggcgcataatgctcgtcccactgatgcgccttggtgtgcgtgcggggcctcaaaggaggcaaggtcACCTCtgtgtcgttgtcactcaagatgtgtgctcggtgctggtcatcgtactccacctcaagaatgtggtacaactggtgctgcgtgggagggaccatcgtgttacaaattgataaacaaagcgttagagtattcaaattaacaaaattcaaattaacattagtaagttcacaaacaaattcactaacctaactatcataAATTCCTAAACCccaaatcctaactatactagataataaatacataatcaatccctaaaatccctaaacccttttgggtttagggtaaactagtatctatacataaaatccctaactaaataactaactataaactaaataataaatacataatcaatccctaaacccaaaatcctaactatactagaacacacaacctcaaacctaaaaattatctacgtaaatcacaaacaaattcactaacctaactatcataaatcactaactatcataaatcaataacaatcataaaaccctaactatcataaattactaactatcctaaatcactaattatcctaaatcaataataataaaaaaatatgaaatcgagagggaggtaccttaggagcggggcggccttgacgcgccggcgttcgtggcgcggccgggcgggcgcgggcgcgtgcgggcgctgcgcggcggcggggcgcgtgCGGCTGGCGGCTGGCGGCGGGCGGGCAGGCGGGCGTGGTCGCACGCGGTATTTATTCGGTccagccgcgccacggatcagggcgcgacactgccgcgccaaggtcggtggcgcggcaggacctgccacgtcaacggtccCTGAATCCGGTCGTCGCCATATCAGCCCgctaccgcgccaccatgcatagcaccgcacaggcatttggccgtgccagacaaataggcgtgaccaaaaatgttagtttaaaaaaaacaaccatgttaaatttaaaattagttatcacagagtgttaaaattaaaaaaaaaaagttcGCCATGGACATGGTGCCGCGCGTGCCGCCATACAGCATGTGCGGGTGTGCACCCACCTGCTTCCCCACCCCGACCAAACTCTCCAAAACCCAACGTCCCAACCCCAACCAGAACACCACTCCACCACCTCGCACCCGCCCGCACGCcgcctcgctctcgctctcggCGCGCCACCACCCGCACGCCGACACGCGCGCTCCGCGGCCCAGTGCCCAGCGCGGGCAGCGTCACAGCGACCAATGGCGAgggcgcgcgggcgcgggcgtgggtgcctcctcctcctcctggcgtTCCTCGCTGGCGCCGCGGCGGGCCGACACGACGCGCCCGCGCCCCGGGCGTCGTCCATCTCCGCGGCGCCCGAGTACCCGCCGCTGCCGCGCCTCCCGAACCAGCACCACGGCCGCCACGCCGCCGGCCCCGCGCTCCCGCCGGCGCTGTCGCCCGACATAATGCCCGTGCTGCCGTCCCCCGCCGAGGACGGCGCCGCGCCGGTGCCCGACGCGGGGGAGCCCACCATCCCGTCCAGCCCCAGCCCGCCCAACCCGGACGCGCTGGAGCCCGACTCGGCGCTCGCGCCGTTCGGCTCCGCGCCCGCCGTCGCCGCGCAGTCCCACGCCGTGGCGTCTGCCTCGGCCTCGGCGCTCCCGCTCCTCGGCCTACTGGCCATgtggctgctgctggtggtggtgtaGCGGTCTAGCGGAGTGGGCGACCTGCCTGCCGTGGACCACGCCGCCATGGTCCTCGCCGCCTCGCCACGGCTCCTCGTGGATGGGGGCAGCTGGGGCAGATCATTGTCTCGGCGGCAGGCGTGCAGGAAAAAAGTGGGCCCTTTGGTTGGTCGGCCGGGCTGGCTTGGCTCTCTGCAGCTTGCCATGCCGCCACTACTCTCTGTGTCGTCCTTGTGAAGAATTGTTACTGCTGCTACATTTCATCAGCTTTTACTTCTCTCCTGTAAATCTTAGCTTTCTTTTCTTTCATATTTTTGGGAGGGGTTACGATATGTTACTATAGCCTTTTGTTTTTGTAACTTTTTGTTAAGTGGAGATTATTTGGGTGATTCTTGTAATAAAAACTGGAGGGATTATATATTACTGTAGTTGATTGCTCAGCTATGGTATGGTATACTACCTTGTGTGAAGTTCAGGATCCTTAATTTCTTGCTCGTTTCATACTCTACTACCAATCTTACCTTGCATGCTGCTGATTCCTCAACTACATAAACCCCATGCACTCCTATGTTTATCAAATTCCTAGTTGTGTGCTCTGTTTACTAGCCAATCATGGTGTGTGTGATTGTTTTCCTGCTCCCATAATTTGTAGCTCATTGGATTGGATCGTATTATTGTTACTCCTTGCTTCTACTCAAGCATTCACCTGAAAAGGTGTAGTGTATGATTTTTCCCTTTCTATCACTGGTCAGTTTATGAATAGAAAACTCTGAAAGAAGGCAAGGGAACATGATAATAATTCACCTGAAAGGGCAGCAGTGTGCAGCTGGAACTCCACATCGAAAATTCTATACCCTCGCTTTCTTGCTCCTTTAGATAGAACTGGCAGCTCCATCATCACCCCATGATTATCAGCATAAAGCCTCTGGCATTGCCACTTTGCCAAGAAATTAGCTTTCAAGACATGATCAACTGCTGCTGTGCTGCAGGCATGTGATCTCGTGGTTCTGAGGCGGTCTTGGTTAGAGAAGCTCACGTGGTCTCTGAACTGTCCAGGCATATCTTAGTACAGTACTACCAAGAACATTGACTGTTGTTTCTCACAGCCAactaataaagaaaaaaaaactctagTGCATTCTGCCGTTGAGAGATGGGGTGAGTGGTTCTTGCATGTATTCATTCATTTTATCGAGTGGATTCGCAGTAGTTGTTCTCTTTGTCGGATAGCTGGTGTTGTTGTCTTAACCTACGTAAGAGAACTTGCATTGCTTACTAGCAGGAGTTTACTTACTTAGGGCCACAAATTACAGTTTTACCTTACTGCAAGAAAGACAAACCGCTTCCACACTGTGCAGTTCACACCTTTGGAGCCCTTTGAAACGCAGTAATTTTACAGGAATTATGTAGGAATTTTACAGAAAAAATACAAAGATCCTTCTTTCCAaaggggttgggggggggggggggggggggggggcgtataTATGGTATGTAGGAGTTTACTTAGTGATACACGACATCAAATGGCGCAACGAAAGCAAGGCTGAAGAACAGACGATGCAGCAAGTAGCTGCCAAATCTCATGAACCATGACGCCCAAAATCTCGGGCATAATAAGAATTCACCAAATTAAAGCTGAAACAAGATGGACACATGTGACGTGAACTCGTGAAGGCAGCGGACAAGCTGCTCCCGGTGGGCATCCAATGAGCAATGATAGGAAAAAGACACCCGCGCGCGCGATGAAGATGGGatcgcccgcccgcccggccaTGTCGTCAGGCTAGAGCTTCTTCACGTGCAGTGTCCATTTGCCCGGCCCCCGAGCTAGATCATCGATCTCGAAGATTACCCTGCAATTATGCATGGACCGGTCAATGAAATCTGGCTTGGCTTTTAACCAGTCACCGGGAGTATTACCAGCTCTGACTAATCTTTTACTGTGGAAGTGAGCCCTTGGGCCTTGGGGACCGGACCGGCCGGAGGAGAAGCTGAAGCTAGAACCGAGCTCCAGCGGTCCAGGCGTCCAGCCAGCACGAGCAAGAAGCAACTCCAGGCGAGAAGAGTGGCGTTGGATGACCGTGCAGCGAGACGAGATCTCTGAAGCTGAGGAGCGCCCCTGCCTGTCTCGTGCATGAGTTGTCTGTCAGGTGTCAGCTACGATTAAGGATGAAAACagaacggaaatatcccgaaccgaaccgcatcgtttttttatatttaatccgatcgaatccgcattttcttgtccgactttaccgttttcgctttcgcatttcagatgtttcgtatttcaaatgtaaaagtagaaaacggtttagacatttttccgaccgttttctacttttctacttttaatttgaaatattccgaattgaaaattcggtttaaaccgaatttggccaactgcacaggtcatacagcccaatcacaggttgttcaccacgcagctgtgttctttctactggtggccagctgccctctcttatagacggcgctcagcctcgtctctcttcacctcatgagatggtgctaaatgtcagaaaaccggcagcatctacacgaaagcccacctgggccatagcccatcaagcttatcggtttaacccccacctgcaaagtcaatcatttgatagtttttacatcagccgaataaatctttgttactcaaaagaaaaatctgaataaatctttaaaataaaatactacatctattctaaaaagattaataaaattattctgactcagttcgagttcatgtttctataatatgcacttgttaattattatatgcacttgaacttgatcatgtatgcactta is part of the Miscanthus floridulus cultivar M001 unplaced genomic scaffold, ASM1932011v1 fs_360_2_3, whole genome shotgun sequence genome and encodes:
- the LOC136531476 gene encoding classical arabinogalactan protein 26-like yields the protein MARARGRGRGCLLLLLAFLAGAAAGRHDAPAPRASSISAAPEYPPLPRLPNQHHGRHAAGPALPPALSPDIMPVLPSPAEDGAAPVPDAGEPTIPSSPSPPNPDALEPDSALAPFGSAPAVAAQSHAVASASASALPLLGLLAMWLLLVVV